The Marinobacter subterrani genome has a segment encoding these proteins:
- a CDS encoding DUF1329 domain-containing protein, producing the protein MRSPIVAGVAAVLLGLSGQALSKVTAAEAQRLGADLTPVGAERGANASGTIPEWTGGLTQPPAGWRKGQVEANPFPQDEALFVITADNLDLYRDRLSDGHIAMLEKYGPDFFMPVYRTRRTAAFPEHVYGKSRENAVTAELLDNGNGVRNTIMTSPFPIPANGLEVIWNHILRYRGEEIRFRSSSATPQVDGSFNPVVNDYSYFFAYSQKGAELAEIDNKIFYLKTDTIAPSSLAGTITLVHETLDQVRSPRLAWRYDAGSRRLRRSPNLAYETDLPNSSSLRSVDQKDMYNGAPNQYDWELKGKRELFVPYNAYKLHGPTVKPEDVIRAGHINQELARYELHRVWVVEARRRTGIGHIYDRRVFYVDEDSWQILASEEYDAEGNLWRVSEAHNISYYSEPVFWTTMEMTYDLKAARYYVDGLDDGFPAYDFNPGFRDSEFTASSARRAARR; encoded by the coding sequence ATGCGAAGCCCTATTGTTGCAGGTGTTGCCGCGGTTCTACTCGGTTTGTCCGGACAGGCGCTGTCCAAAGTTACAGCGGCCGAAGCCCAGCGTCTGGGTGCCGATCTCACCCCGGTCGGAGCTGAGCGCGGCGCCAACGCCTCGGGGACGATTCCCGAATGGACCGGCGGGCTTACCCAGCCTCCGGCCGGCTGGCGCAAAGGGCAGGTAGAAGCAAATCCGTTTCCCCAGGATGAAGCCCTGTTTGTGATTACCGCCGACAACCTGGATCTATACCGGGACAGGCTCTCCGATGGCCATATTGCCATGCTGGAGAAGTATGGCCCGGATTTTTTCATGCCGGTATACCGGACCCGGCGCACAGCGGCATTTCCCGAGCACGTCTACGGGAAATCCCGGGAAAACGCAGTGACCGCCGAGTTGCTTGATAATGGCAATGGCGTCCGGAACACCATTATGACCAGCCCGTTCCCGATCCCGGCCAATGGCCTGGAGGTGATCTGGAACCATATTCTGCGTTACCGGGGGGAGGAGATCCGCTTTCGAAGCTCATCGGCTACACCCCAGGTAGACGGCTCGTTCAACCCCGTGGTCAACGATTACAGTTACTTCTTTGCCTACAGTCAGAAAGGCGCGGAGCTGGCGGAAATCGATAACAAAATCTTCTACCTGAAGACCGACACGATCGCGCCGTCTTCGCTCGCGGGCACCATAACGCTGGTTCATGAGACCCTCGATCAGGTGCGTTCGCCCCGCCTTGCCTGGCGCTATGACGCCGGGTCCCGCCGCCTTCGCCGATCCCCGAATCTGGCCTATGAGACGGATCTGCCGAATTCTTCCTCACTGCGTTCTGTGGACCAGAAAGACATGTACAACGGTGCTCCGAACCAGTATGACTGGGAGCTCAAGGGCAAACGCGAACTGTTCGTGCCCTACAACGCCTACAAACTGCACGGCCCGACCGTGAAGCCGGAAGATGTGATCCGCGCCGGCCACATCAACCAGGAGCTGGCTCGCTACGAGTTGCACCGGGTATGGGTTGTCGAAGCCAGGCGCCGGACCGGCATCGGTCATATCTATGACCGCCGGGTGTTTTATGTTGACGAGGACAGCTGGCAGATTCTGGCGTCTGAGGAGTACGATGCCGAGGGAAACCTGTGGCGTGTTTCAGAAGCTCACAACATCAGCTATTACAGTGAGCCGGTGTTCTGGACTACCATGGAAATGACCTACGACCTGAAAGCGGCGCGGTACTACGTTGATGGCCTGGATGATGGTTTTCCGGCATACGACTTCAACCCGGGGTTCCGGGACAGCGAGTTCACGGCATCATCAGCCCGTCGGGCCGCCCGCCGTTGA
- a CDS encoding DUF6586 family protein: MASQWHSLVSQKLFLARTLLGQLDRFTAQNEEYAPNEAEQALRREAAIQGAIELILRSRRLLLVMIARLYQEKSREPSTLTELASVIGEESREIDRLRELEHRAGSWWDHLDQLETAQGRPPATRKTVSTENIIAISTDSGPDRSAPALLKTLNAVKNFADDLEEQHSEW, translated from the coding sequence ATGGCCTCACAATGGCATTCACTGGTTTCGCAGAAGCTGTTTCTCGCCCGCACACTGCTCGGTCAGCTTGACCGGTTCACAGCTCAGAACGAGGAGTATGCGCCCAACGAAGCGGAACAGGCGTTACGCCGTGAAGCGGCGATTCAGGGGGCCATCGAGTTGATCTTGCGCTCCAGGCGCCTGCTTTTGGTGATGATTGCCCGGTTGTATCAGGAAAAGTCTCGGGAACCTTCAACACTGACCGAACTGGCGAGCGTGATCGGAGAGGAGTCCCGTGAAATAGACCGGCTGCGGGAGCTTGAGCACCGGGCGGGAAGCTGGTGGGACCATCTGGATCAGTTGGAAACGGCCCAGGGCCGGCCGCCAGCCACCCGAAAAACAGTCAGCACGGAAAATATCATTGCGATATCCACTGACTCGGGCCCGGACCGGTCGGCCCCGGCATTGCTGAAAACACTCAATGCCGTCAAAAACTTTGCCGATGATCTGGAAGAACAGCACAGCGAATGGTAA
- a CDS encoding cell division inhibitor SulA, with product MEQLSFNQNLAYQHNALSCSVPATAARERRSVIRARRTADTSEAPATGNVTEIILPQGQVENFQLLLPMLTQLNQEKRWLAWIDPPQALVSKWQKMHGIIAGELLVLRSTPEYPAQELAERALSAGTCHAVVMWTRKLGRAAFDSLQKASAEGNSHGVVLRQR from the coding sequence ATGGAACAACTGAGCTTCAACCAGAATCTGGCTTACCAACATAATGCTCTGTCCTGTTCAGTGCCGGCAACCGCCGCCCGCGAGCGACGTTCTGTTATTCGCGCCCGACGGACTGCGGATACCTCTGAGGCGCCTGCCACCGGAAATGTAACGGAAATTATCCTGCCCCAGGGGCAGGTGGAAAACTTCCAGTTGCTGTTGCCGATGCTGACTCAGCTTAATCAGGAAAAGCGCTGGCTGGCATGGATTGATCCGCCCCAGGCGCTTGTCAGCAAGTGGCAGAAGATGCATGGGATTATTGCCGGGGAGCTGCTGGTGCTGCGCTCAACACCGGAATACCCTGCCCAGGAACTGGCTGAGCGCGCCTTGAGCGCGGGGACATGCCATGCGGTGGTCATGTGGACCCGGAAGCTGGGGCGGGCGGCCTTCGATTCCCTGCAAAAGGCTTCCGCCGAGGGCAATAGTCACGGTGTGGTGCTGCGCCAGCGTTAA
- the lexA gene encoding transcriptional repressor LexA, which produces MKLTARQSQVLDIIRRYVDETGYPPTRAEIAAELGFRSANAAEEHLRALARKGAIEMVPGASRGIRLPEAEEDLGLPVIGQVAAGSPILAQEHIEDHCTLRPEFFSPSADYLLRVRGMSMKNIGILDGDLLAVHSTQDVHNGQVVVARVGDEVTVKRFRKEGSKVYLIAENEEFAPIEVDLKEQELFIEGLGVGVIRRSDLH; this is translated from the coding sequence ATGAAGCTTACAGCAAGGCAATCCCAGGTACTGGACATTATCCGCCGATACGTCGACGAGACCGGCTATCCGCCCACCCGTGCAGAAATTGCAGCCGAACTGGGTTTCCGTTCAGCCAATGCCGCCGAGGAGCATTTGCGGGCGCTTGCCCGGAAAGGCGCCATTGAAATGGTGCCCGGAGCAAGCCGGGGCATCCGTCTGCCTGAGGCGGAAGAGGATCTGGGTCTGCCGGTGATCGGCCAGGTGGCGGCCGGCAGTCCGATATTGGCACAGGAGCATATCGAGGATCATTGCACCCTGCGGCCGGAGTTCTTTTCACCGTCGGCTGATTACCTGCTTCGGGTCAGGGGCATGAGCATGAAGAACATCGGAATTCTGGACGGGGACCTGCTGGCAGTGCACAGCACCCAGGATGTCCATAACGGCCAGGTGGTCGTTGCCCGGGTGGGAGATGAGGTCACCGTCAAGCGCTTCCGGAAGGAAGGCTCGAAAGTCTACCTGATTGCCGAGAACGAGGAGTTCGCGCCCATCGAAGTCGACCTGAAAGAACAGGAGCTGTTCATTGAAGGTCTTGGTGTGGGTGTGATCCGCCGCTCTGATCTCCACTGA
- a CDS encoding amidoligase family protein: MTQSRACRMPDIVTTADGNERRVGVEIELSGLGYDELVALAARLLGGTPVLQSRYVTSLETAVGGFTIELDSDPIKDLDLADARLPRSIRELGGQAMDVIDAAAERIVPLEIISPPLAFSNLEMVESLVDNLRSAGALGSRDAIYFAFGLQLNPELPDLRPATLVRYLQAFALLYDWLKARHQLDISRKFTTYIEPWHSRYVELLIDDDYQPDLPQLMEDYLEFNPTRNRALDLLPLFAHLDRERLGRYVRDPRIKSRPTLHYRLPDCDIDNPGWHFSSVWNDWVVLEQLASHADDLAQLRAVFRERRKLSLHNLTHSWLETTEEWLVRKGYA, encoded by the coding sequence ATGACGCAGAGCAGGGCCTGCAGGATGCCGGACATTGTCACGACCGCTGACGGCAATGAACGCAGGGTTGGCGTTGAAATTGAGCTGTCCGGCCTGGGCTACGACGAACTTGTGGCTCTGGCTGCCCGGCTCCTGGGCGGCACGCCGGTGCTCCAGTCACGTTATGTCACCAGCCTTGAAACCGCGGTTGGCGGGTTCACCATCGAGCTGGATTCCGACCCGATCAAAGACCTCGATCTGGCCGATGCGCGTCTGCCCCGCTCTATCCGGGAACTGGGCGGCCAGGCGATGGACGTGATTGATGCTGCCGCCGAACGAATCGTGCCACTGGAAATCATCAGCCCACCGCTGGCATTTTCCAATCTCGAGATGGTCGAATCCCTGGTTGACAATCTCCGGTCCGCCGGTGCCCTGGGCAGCCGTGATGCCATCTATTTTGCCTTCGGCCTGCAGCTCAACCCCGAACTGCCCGACCTCAGGCCAGCCACCCTGGTGCGCTATCTCCAGGCCTTCGCGTTACTCTACGACTGGCTCAAGGCGCGGCACCAGCTTGATATCAGCCGCAAGTTCACAACCTATATCGAGCCCTGGCACAGCCGGTACGTCGAGCTGCTGATAGACGATGATTACCAGCCGGATCTGCCGCAACTGATGGAGGATTACCTGGAGTTCAACCCGACCCGGAACCGGGCCCTGGACCTTCTGCCCCTGTTTGCCCACCTCGATCGTGAACGGCTGGGCCGCTACGTTCGGGACCCGAGAATCAAAAGCCGCCCAACCCTGCATTACCGTCTTCCGGATTGCGATATCGACAACCCCGGCTGGCACTTTTCATCGGTCTGGAATGACTGGGTGGTTCTCGAACAACTGGCCAGCCACGCCGATGATCTGGCGCAGCTTCGGGCCGTATTTCGTGAACGCCGCAAACTCAGCCTGCACAATCTGACCCACAGCTGGCTTGAAACCACCGAAGAATGGCTGGTCAGGAAGGGCTATGCCTGA
- a CDS encoding gamma-glutamyl-gamma-aminobutyrate hydrolase family protein: MPEVNPTREPEIPGLTVGISGPARKSLAHRLISLGLRLHGARTYYIRPGSRVDVSLLDGLVLSGGTHVHPERYGQQPKVTARYDRARDATDQSLLEQAERIGIPVLGICRGAQFINVFHEGTLCQNVTPLRVNTRHRPLLLPLQTVRLVEHSRLRELMDSPVIGANRIHSQTIRRLGRNLRVTAVDNDLFVQAIENTRGQWLMGIQWHPEYLLYHSGHRRIFGEFVEAARRFKLVRLEPDTGEA, translated from the coding sequence ATGCCTGAGGTGAACCCGACCCGGGAGCCGGAAATACCGGGCCTGACCGTGGGCATCAGCGGCCCGGCACGAAAAAGCCTGGCGCACCGGCTGATCAGTCTTGGCCTGAGACTACATGGAGCCCGGACCTATTACATCCGGCCTGGTTCACGGGTGGATGTCTCCCTGCTCGACGGCCTGGTGTTATCCGGTGGCACCCACGTGCACCCTGAACGCTATGGCCAGCAACCGAAGGTAACGGCCCGTTATGACCGCGCGCGGGACGCTACCGACCAGTCGCTTCTGGAACAGGCGGAACGCATCGGCATTCCTGTACTGGGTATCTGCCGGGGGGCCCAGTTCATCAACGTGTTCCACGAGGGCACGTTGTGCCAGAACGTCACACCCTTGCGGGTCAACACCCGGCACCGTCCCCTGCTGCTGCCCCTGCAGACGGTTCGCCTGGTTGAGCACAGCCGGCTGAGGGAGCTGATGGATTCTCCGGTGATCGGTGCCAACCGGATTCACAGCCAGACGATCAGGCGCCTGGGCCGGAACCTGCGGGTTACCGCGGTCGATAATGATCTTTTTGTTCAGGCCATTGAAAACACCCGGGGGCAGTGGCTGATGGGCATTCAGTGGCACCCGGAGTACCTGCTGTACCACAGCGGGCACAGGCGCATCTTCGGCGAGTTTGTCGAAGCGGCGCGACGATTCAAACTGGTACGCCTGGAGCCGGACACCGGCGAGGCCTGA
- a CDS encoding SIMPL domain-containing protein, giving the protein MAGRNRKSRFLLTLALLVPVMTLAGEVTLTGEGSVRYEPDSARLEFTANAEHALPQKATEKVATLVTQWREGISAYRDQLDDYSDSTVNLYTRTLPSEQRGEELQKLAVASQTISFTIKDLSLLNPLLQQAQALGLDYSLGPYQFFHSDEAGMEQEALARAIADARARCSFVAEKLGQTCGEVVTINVNGGHRPVPMMMAEAKAMSDTVSSVGEREIRASVSATFELD; this is encoded by the coding sequence ATGGCCGGACGGAACCGAAAGTCCCGTTTTCTTCTTACCCTGGCACTGCTGGTGCCCGTTATGACTCTGGCGGGGGAAGTTACCCTCACCGGCGAGGGCAGTGTGCGCTATGAGCCGGACAGCGCCCGGCTTGAGTTCACCGCGAACGCAGAACATGCGCTGCCGCAGAAGGCCACGGAAAAAGTGGCAACCCTGGTGACGCAATGGCGGGAAGGCATCAGCGCCTACCGGGATCAGTTGGACGACTACTCCGACTCCACCGTCAATCTTTACACCCGCACCCTGCCCTCCGAGCAACGGGGTGAAGAATTGCAAAAGCTGGCGGTCGCCTCCCAGACAATCAGTTTTACCATCAAGGACCTGAGCCTGCTGAACCCCTTGTTACAACAGGCTCAGGCGCTGGGGCTGGACTACAGCCTGGGGCCGTACCAGTTCTTCCACTCGGATGAGGCCGGCATGGAGCAGGAGGCACTGGCCCGGGCCATTGCCGACGCAAGGGCCCGCTGCAGCTTCGTGGCGGAAAAACTGGGCCAGACCTGTGGCGAGGTCGTGACGATCAACGTTAATGGCGGCCATCGGCCGGTGCCGATGATGATGGCCGAAGCCAAAGCAATGTCAGATACCGTCTCGAGCGTGGGCGAACGGGAGATCCGCGCTTCAGTCAGCGCCACCTTTGAGCTGGACTGA
- a CDS encoding translocation/assembly module TamB domain-containing protein, which yields MTQTPEQPTDQKPKRPGARHRLRFWLLLCLGLLVLLPVLLVSAVLLALRSETGTAWVIDQVPGLQVTHGRGSLLGQWQARHLEWRGYGVEVIVQAPRVDWSPSCLLRKQLCLDTLQAEKLTITQLPPADKSGGSGGVTLPGVDLPLGLRVTGVRMGTLTFNGTKIWDRLELDAGGSGAAWNIDRLLYRLDDYKVTASGRVETRRDWPVNLEVTASLPPPYGDEWVVEATLSGSVRDLMVNARSRGYLEASLEGQVQPLDPALPARLKVTSDKFLATPALPETLMLRGWFVEAQGSLQNGFRTRGQARLPGTTGPVKLLLEGLVTTEAAQDVRIELATANESGSGQDTVVATGKVNWIGGLNASADLRLRGFPWYTLVPQLGPPPVSLQSLDGTVSWQEGNYQAQLTAEVDSPQGKAEVSATVDGDLEKVRLTDLALVTGAGSLVGNGSVNYAGAVAWQAALQLKDFNPGFWVPALEASLSGEVKTEGQLRDGEIPDMSARWNLEGAWRSNPASLVGNLDTSSGNWELSGLELAVGENTLEGSGVWGDRLRTNLALAVPRPEAILPGLAGSLQATLEAGGTPTDPTAVLKASARNLSWQEKLAAERLTLDARLEPGMRLTSSLEGSDIAAFGQELKALTVTANGQQSEHRITVSASHAEANLELAFEGGAGPDWQTWQGALARGLIALPEQDQRWQLQSPAALAFSESGELTFGNHCWRWQQSSVCAEDQTLLPVPRIAYTINRFPTGALAPLLPETLRWDALINGEIDFSVTDAGPDGRIFLDAGDGEFQVLVDGDWEPLAYNAFTTEMNLKPQRAKLDVRLKGPELGEFSLDLGLDPTAKERRVDGSFRLKGLDLALAGLFTGIQDIAGQIDGEGQLSGPLMKPAVNGAVHLTNGRISDPTLPVPLEEVVASLEFNGYSAQLSGRIESNARSQTIIDGQFDWQRAPEGEITVTGKRVPFNIEPYARLEIAPDLKIAFREGALQVTGQVGVPRGSIEIEGLPPQAVSVSKDEVIVGAQKEEPVVRSLEMDVTVVVGEDKLTFAAFGLTGNLEGTLRITDNMDTRGTLRLVNGRYEAYGQELELKRARLLFVGNLAQPYLDIEAVREVGTVIAGIRLSGPVQSPQTEVFSNPDMPQTDALSYLILGRPPQGGGDQGQMTRAALSLGLTQANKVTGQIGEELGIRQLTLEAEGSGEQTSVVASGYLTDDLSVRYGVGVFEPITTVALRYDLGKYFYLEAASGLAASLDIFYTRDF from the coding sequence GTGACGCAGACGCCGGAACAACCCACAGACCAGAAACCGAAGCGGCCAGGGGCGAGGCACCGGCTGCGTTTCTGGCTGCTTTTGTGCCTGGGGTTACTGGTGCTCCTGCCCGTTCTGCTTGTCTCGGCGGTTCTTCTGGCCCTGCGTTCGGAAACCGGAACCGCCTGGGTGATCGACCAGGTGCCGGGACTGCAGGTAACACATGGCCGTGGTTCGCTGTTGGGGCAGTGGCAGGCCCGGCACCTGGAATGGCGGGGCTACGGGGTTGAGGTCATCGTGCAGGCACCCCGGGTGGACTGGTCTCCGTCCTGCCTGCTCCGCAAGCAGCTCTGCCTGGACACACTGCAGGCGGAGAAACTCACGATTACCCAACTGCCACCGGCGGATAAATCCGGTGGCTCCGGCGGCGTAACCCTGCCCGGCGTGGACCTGCCCCTGGGTCTGAGAGTCACCGGCGTCCGGATGGGGACGCTCACCTTCAACGGCACCAAAATCTGGGATCGGCTGGAGCTGGATGCCGGCGGATCCGGCGCCGCCTGGAACATTGACCGACTCCTGTATCGGCTTGACGACTACAAGGTTACCGCCTCCGGCCGGGTCGAAACCCGCCGGGACTGGCCGGTCAACCTGGAGGTTACGGCCAGTCTGCCGCCGCCCTATGGTGATGAGTGGGTTGTCGAGGCCACGCTTTCTGGGAGTGTCCGGGACTTGATGGTGAACGCCCGCAGCCGTGGCTATCTCGAGGCCAGCCTGGAAGGTCAGGTCCAGCCGCTGGATCCGGCGCTCCCGGCCCGCCTGAAAGTGACGTCCGACAAGTTCCTGGCGACGCCTGCGCTGCCGGAAACCCTGATGCTCCGGGGTTGGTTTGTCGAGGCCCAGGGCAGCTTGCAAAACGGCTTCCGTACCCGAGGGCAGGCCCGACTTCCCGGCACCACAGGGCCGGTAAAACTCCTGCTCGAGGGGCTGGTCACCACCGAGGCGGCGCAGGATGTCCGTATCGAACTGGCGACCGCCAACGAATCCGGGAGTGGCCAGGATACCGTGGTCGCGACCGGGAAGGTGAACTGGATCGGTGGGTTGAACGCCAGTGCAGACCTGCGGCTTCGCGGTTTTCCCTGGTACACGCTGGTTCCCCAACTGGGGCCGCCGCCGGTCTCCCTGCAATCCCTCGATGGCACCGTTAGCTGGCAGGAAGGCAATTACCAGGCGCAGCTGACTGCCGAGGTGGACAGTCCCCAGGGCAAGGCAGAAGTGTCGGCCACGGTCGATGGCGACCTGGAGAAAGTCCGGCTGACGGACCTTGCCCTGGTCACCGGCGCCGGCTCACTGGTGGGTAACGGATCCGTGAACTATGCCGGCGCGGTGGCGTGGCAGGCGGCGTTGCAGCTCAAGGACTTCAATCCGGGGTTTTGGGTGCCGGCCCTGGAAGCCAGTCTCAGCGGCGAGGTGAAAACCGAAGGCCAGCTCCGGGACGGCGAGATACCGGACATGAGCGCGCGCTGGAATCTCGAGGGAGCCTGGCGCTCGAACCCCGCCTCTCTGGTTGGCAACCTGGATACCTCGTCGGGCAACTGGGAGCTTTCCGGGCTTGAACTGGCGGTGGGTGAGAACACGCTTGAAGGCAGCGGTGTCTGGGGTGATCGCCTGCGCACCAATCTGGCGCTGGCCGTGCCAAGGCCCGAGGCCATACTGCCGGGGCTTGCGGGCAGTCTGCAGGCGACTCTGGAGGCAGGTGGTACCCCCACGGATCCGACGGCGGTGCTGAAGGCCAGCGCCCGGAACCTGAGCTGGCAGGAAAAACTGGCGGCAGAAAGGCTGACTCTCGATGCCCGCCTGGAACCGGGGATGAGACTGACAAGCAGCCTTGAGGGGTCTGATATCGCGGCGTTCGGGCAGGAGCTCAAAGCGCTGACAGTAACCGCGAACGGTCAGCAATCTGAGCACCGTATTACCGTCAGCGCCAGCCATGCCGAGGCCAACCTGGAGCTCGCGTTTGAGGGCGGTGCAGGGCCAGACTGGCAAACCTGGCAGGGCGCCCTGGCCCGAGGGCTGATTGCTCTGCCAGAGCAGGACCAGCGCTGGCAGTTACAATCCCCGGCCGCTCTGGCTTTCAGCGAAAGCGGTGAGCTGACCTTTGGCAACCATTGCTGGCGCTGGCAGCAAAGCAGTGTCTGCGCCGAGGACCAGACGTTGCTCCCGGTGCCCCGGATTGCCTACACCATCAACCGGTTCCCGACCGGGGCTCTGGCACCGCTTCTGCCGGAAACCCTACGCTGGGATGCGCTGATTAACGGGGAAATTGACTTTTCGGTCACGGATGCCGGCCCCGATGGCCGGATTTTCCTGGACGCTGGAGACGGCGAGTTCCAGGTACTGGTTGACGGTGACTGGGAGCCTCTGGCTTATAACGCCTTTACCACCGAAATGAACCTCAAGCCACAGCGGGCCAAATTGGATGTTCGACTCAAGGGGCCCGAGCTTGGCGAGTTTTCCCTGGATCTGGGGCTTGATCCCACCGCGAAGGAGCGCAGGGTCGATGGTTCATTCCGGCTCAAGGGGCTGGACCTCGCCCTTGCCGGCCTGTTTACCGGAATCCAGGACATTGCTGGCCAGATCGATGGTGAAGGCCAGCTTTCCGGCCCGCTGATGAAGCCGGCGGTGAACGGCGCGGTGCACCTGACCAACGGCCGGATCTCGGACCCGACGCTGCCGGTGCCCCTGGAAGAGGTGGTCGCCAGTCTTGAATTCAATGGTTATTCCGCGCAGCTCAGTGGCCGTATCGAAAGTAACGCCCGAAGCCAGACCATTATTGATGGCCAGTTCGACTGGCAACGGGCGCCAGAGGGTGAAATCACGGTTACCGGGAAGCGGGTTCCCTTTAACATCGAGCCTTATGCCCGGCTTGAGATAGCGCCGGACCTCAAGATTGCCTTTCGGGAAGGGGCGTTGCAGGTAACCGGTCAGGTTGGTGTGCCCAGGGGTAGTATCGAGATAGAAGGGTTGCCGCCGCAGGCGGTATCGGTGTCAAAAGATGAAGTGATCGTGGGTGCTCAGAAAGAAGAACCGGTTGTCCGCTCCCTGGAGATGGACGTCACGGTTGTGGTGGGCGAAGACAAGTTGACGTTCGCGGCTTTCGGGTTGACCGGTAATCTTGAAGGCACGTTGAGAATTACCGACAACATGGACACCCGTGGCACCTTGCGTCTGGTCAATGGCCGGTATGAAGCCTACGGCCAGGAGCTGGAGCTGAAAAGAGCCCGGTTGCTGTTTGTCGGGAACCTGGCGCAACCTTACCTCGATATCGAGGCGGTGCGGGAGGTCGGTACTGTCATCGCCGGTATTCGGCTCAGTGGGCCGGTTCAGTCACCCCAGACCGAGGTCTTTTCCAATCCCGATATGCCACAAACGGATGCTCTGTCCTACCTGATCCTGGGGCGCCCTCCTCAAGGCGGTGGCGACCAGGGGCAGATGACCCGGGCGGCACTGTCGCTGGGCCTGACCCAGGCCAACAAGGTGACGGGGCAGATTGGCGAGGAACTCGGCATTCGCCAGCTCACCCTGGAAGCCGAAGGCTCCGGCGAGCAGACATCCGTGGTGGCCAGTGGCTATCTCACCGACGATTTGAGCGTGCGGTATGGTGTCGGGGTTTTCGAGCCGATCACGACGGTCGCGCTGCGCTACGATCTTGGCAAGTATTTCTATCTGGAAGCCGCCAGCGGCCTGGCGGCTTCCCTCGACATATTCTATACCCGGGATTTCTGA